A genomic segment from uncultured Methanobrevibacter sp. encodes:
- a CDS encoding site-specific DNA-methyltransferase produces the protein MLETKLDGRSKDILNANIETLKELFPEIVSEYKIDFVKFKTIFGGEVDDSSERYSFNWPGKTQAIKESQKQSTGTLRPYKEESKNWDTTRNLYIEGDNLEVLKLLQKGHYNKIKAIYIDPPYNTGKDFVYSDNFKDNLHNYLESTGQLINLGERERESNGIKLTTNTETNGRFHSNWLNMIWSRIKLARNLLTEDGIIFISIDDNEVDNLRKICDEIFGEENFMAQIVVEGTPKNDPYIVSTAHEYCLVYVKNLNNAKLANYGIKNPLYAQINNIFRSNRNDFDKIESELKEFYRKNDLIGDNISNYKFADKNGVFRTGPIDDPQNSGPQDDRINPFTNTPCITPRRGWSCSLETWNKWIEEDLILFPKDNSKIPAKKTYIADDRLDVMKAYVKMQTRKDTDALKKLFGMNITPFSNPKPKALIKKFIENCNDTDCKVLDFFSGSATTAEAVIELNSEDGGNRNFILVQIPEEISVESSQSAKEKKISKAVMDFLEKENKDLTICEIGKERIRRAGDKIVQESGNKNLDIGFKVFKLDSSNLEKWDPDYDNLEQTLLVSQDNIKPDRTQEDLIYEIMLKYGIDLTLPIEEYDVGENKIYSIGFGSLLICLDNKITKEISQSIIELASEDVSRVVFKDNGFASDADKTNIKETLRSNNIDEFITI, from the coding sequence ATGTTAGAAACAAAGTTAGATGGTAGAAGTAAAGATATCTTAAATGCAAATATTGAAACTTTAAAAGAATTATTTCCTGAAATAGTTTCTGAGTATAAAATTGATTTTGTTAAGTTTAAAACAATTTTTGGTGGAGAAGTAGATGATTCAAGTGAAAGATATTCCTTCAATTGGCCGGGTAAGACTCAAGCTATTAAAGAATCTCAAAAACAATCCACAGGAACTTTAAGACCATATAAAGAAGAGTCTAAAAATTGGGACACTACAAGAAATTTATATATTGAAGGTGATAATTTAGAAGTTCTTAAATTACTTCAAAAAGGTCACTATAATAAAATTAAAGCTATTTATATAGATCCTCCTTATAATACTGGAAAAGATTTTGTTTATTCAGATAATTTTAAAGATAATTTACATAATTATTTAGAAAGCACAGGTCAATTAATCAATTTAGGAGAGAGAGAGAGAGAGAGCAATGGCATTAAATTAACAACTAATACAGAAACTAATGGTCGTTTTCATAGTAATTGGCTAAATATGATATGGTCTCGTATTAAATTAGCTAGAAACTTATTAACTGAAGACGGAATAATTTTTATAAGTATCGATGATAACGAGGTTGATAACTTAAGGAAAATTTGTGATGAAATCTTTGGTGAAGAAAATTTTATGGCACAAATTGTTGTAGAAGGCACTCCAAAAAATGATCCTTATATTGTGTCTACTGCTCATGAATATTGTTTAGTGTATGTAAAAAATTTAAATAATGCTAAATTAGCAAATTATGGTATTAAAAATCCGTTATATGCACAAATTAATAATATTTTTCGGTCAAATAGAAATGATTTTGATAAAATTGAATCTGAATTAAAAGAATTCTATAGGAAAAATGATTTAATTGGAGATAATATTTCTAACTATAAATTTGCAGATAAAAATGGGGTTTTTAGGACTGGGCCTATTGATGATCCTCAAAATAGTGGGCCTCAAGATGATAGGATAAACCCATTTACTAATACTCCTTGTATTACTCCTAGAAGAGGATGGAGTTGTAGTTTAGAAACATGGAATAAATGGATTGAAGAAGATTTAATTTTATTCCCTAAAGATAATTCCAAGATTCCTGCAAAAAAGACATATATTGCTGATGACAGGCTTGATGTTATGAAAGCTTACGTTAAGATGCAAACTCGTAAAGATACTGATGCATTAAAAAAATTATTTGGGATGAATATTACTCCATTTTCAAATCCTAAACCCAAAGCTTTGATTAAGAAGTTTATTGAAAATTGTAATGATACGGATTGTAAAGTTTTAGATTTCTTTTCAGGTTCTGCCACAACGGCAGAAGCTGTAATTGAATTAAATAGTGAAGATGGTGGAAATAGGAATTTCATTTTAGTACAAATTCCTGAAGAAATTTCAGTGGAATCTTCCCAATCTGCAAAAGAGAAAAAAATATCTAAAGCTGTGATGGATTTTTTAGAAAAAGAAAATAAGGATTTAACTATATGTGAAATAGGAAAAGAACGTATAAGAAGAGCTGGAGACAAAATAGTTCAAGAATCTGGAAATAAAAACCTTGACATAGGATTTAAAGTATTCAAATTAGACTCTTCCAATTTAGAAAAATGGGACCCCGACTATGACAATTTAGAACAAACATTATTAGTCTCTCAAGACAATATTAAACCAGATAGAACTCAAGAAGACTTAATATATGAAATCATGCTCAAATATGGTATTGATTTGACTTTACCAATAGAAGAATACGATGTAGGTGAAAATAAGATATATTCAATAGGATTTGGTTCTTTATTAATCTGTTTAGACAATAAAATAACCAAAGAAATTAGCCAATCTATAATTGAATTAGCATCAGAAGATGTAAGCAGAGTTGTCTTCAAGGATAACGGCTTTGCATCAGATGCAGATAAAACAAACATAAAAGAAACTTTAAGAAGTAATAATATTGATGAATTTATAACAATATAA
- a CDS encoding type III restriction-modification system endonuclease → MKLKFDSNLNYQTEAVKAVTDLFDGQSSMMSYFSINGQTGFDYLQFQDGEYKQESQQFGQGVGNRLTISKHDILDNLRDVQTFHKLAPSESLNNLDFNIEMETGTGKTYVYLKTIFELNKKYGFTKFIIVVPSIAIKEGVYKTIQITQDHFKGLYDNVIYDYFVYDSSKLEQVRNFAVSSNIEIMIINIDAFNKSFTKGSLDSTKKTNNSNIIHRAQDKLSGYKPIDLIAETNPIVIIDEPQSVMGGKGEEAVEHLNPLCTLRYSATHKEIQNLIYKLDAVDAYEMDLVKGIEVASFESVDYHNKAYLKLISTTSDKNGIRAKIEVDAKVNGTIKRKVITVKQGTDLSEKKVTDRDIYTGYTVDEIFCGEGNEYVSFTQKPEILRIGVPVGELDDLAIKRAQIRKTIEEHLDKEIELNRKGIKVLSLFFIDKVSNYRLYDEEGNYHNGIYADIFEEEYKKIIQKPKYSTLYNYEELKNSASEVHNGYFSMDKKGAREYKQKKSGEFTLTKADDDTFNLIMKDKEKLLSFDSKLRFIFSHSALREGWDNPNVFQICTLNETTSNMKKRQEIGRGLRLCVNQDGERIHDKSTNILTVMANESYDSFAKSLQSEMEEETGIKFGVIEKYTFAFITMENKKGEVKPIGQQGSLEIFNHFKKMNYINGKGKVQDALKVAVLKENVSVPERFESIKEHIVQVTTKHTKSLPIKNANKKRKVKVNKQVLLSEDFKEFWDKIKHKTTYSVDFDTDELIEKCSEALSEELNVHSPKLIYTKSGLVIDAAGVSVDENGKIPPSVVYTHEEEVALPDIITFLQNETYLTRKTIVKVLIESGTIEQFKKNPQEYMEETLKIIKREMNHMLLDGIKYTQLEDYYAQELFEEEELYGYLERNLIESKHSVYDHIVYDSEVEKNFAESLEKDPEVILYAKLPGWFKINTPLGGYNPDWAILLRDNEDGRKKMYFVLETKGNIDSDSLRPSELAKIRCGKKHFKALDSGVEFTAADSYDKFKTSAK, encoded by the coding sequence ATGAAGCTTAAATTTGATTCTAACCTTAACTACCAAACTGAAGCTGTAAAAGCAGTTACAGACTTGTTTGATGGTCAATCATCCATGATGTCCTATTTCAGCATAAATGGACAAACCGGATTTGACTATCTCCAATTTCAAGATGGTGAATATAAACAGGAGTCTCAACAGTTTGGTCAAGGTGTAGGAAATAGACTAACAATAAGTAAACATGATATATTAGATAATCTTAGGGATGTGCAAACTTTTCATAAATTAGCTCCGAGTGAATCATTGAACAATCTAGATTTCAATATAGAAATGGAAACAGGTACAGGAAAGACCTATGTTTACCTAAAAACCATCTTTGAACTAAATAAGAAATATGGATTCACTAAATTCATTATAGTGGTTCCAAGCATTGCTATCAAAGAGGGAGTATACAAAACAATCCAAATCACTCAAGATCACTTTAAAGGACTTTATGATAATGTAATCTATGATTATTTTGTATATGACAGCAGCAAGCTTGAACAGGTCAGAAACTTTGCTGTAAGCTCCAATATTGAAATAATGATCATAAACATTGATGCATTCAATAAGAGCTTTACCAAAGGTAGCTTAGACAGCACTAAGAAAACAAATAACAGCAACATCATTCACAGAGCTCAAGACAAACTCAGTGGTTATAAGCCAATAGATTTAATTGCAGAAACCAATCCTATTGTAATCATTGATGAACCACAATCAGTTATGGGTGGAAAAGGTGAAGAGGCTGTAGAACACTTAAATCCTCTATGCACTCTCAGATACTCTGCTACACATAAGGAAATACAAAATCTTATATACAAGCTTGATGCAGTGGATGCATATGAAATGGATTTAGTTAAAGGAATAGAAGTGGCAAGCTTTGAATCCGTTGATTATCACAATAAGGCTTATTTGAAACTTATTTCCACAACTTCTGATAAAAATGGAATAAGAGCAAAAATAGAAGTGGATGCTAAGGTAAATGGTACAATTAAAAGGAAAGTCATCACCGTAAAGCAAGGAACAGACTTATCTGAAAAAAAGGTAACTGACAGGGATATTTATACAGGATACACAGTTGATGAAATATTTTGTGGTGAAGGAAATGAATATGTTTCATTCACTCAGAAACCAGAAATTTTAAGAATAGGAGTTCCTGTAGGTGAATTGGATGATTTGGCAATCAAGCGTGCTCAAATAAGAAAAACTATAGAAGAGCATTTGGACAAAGAAATTGAATTGAACCGTAAAGGAATAAAAGTATTAAGTCTTTTCTTCATTGATAAGGTATCTAATTACAGATTATATGATGAAGAGGGCAATTATCATAATGGAATCTATGCAGATATCTTTGAAGAGGAATATAAAAAGATTATTCAAAAGCCAAAATATTCTACTTTATACAATTATGAAGAATTGAAAAACTCTGCTTCTGAAGTCCATAACGGTTATTTCTCTATGGATAAGAAAGGAGCAAGAGAATATAAGCAAAAGAAAAGTGGAGAATTCACATTAACCAAAGCGGATGATGACACATTCAACTTAATCATGAAAGATAAGGAAAAATTATTAAGCTTTGATTCCAAACTCAGATTCATATTCTCTCATTCTGCTTTAAGGGAAGGATGGGACAATCCTAATGTTTTCCAAATCTGTACACTTAATGAAACAACTTCAAATATGAAAAAACGTCAGGAAATCGGAAGAGGATTAAGATTATGTGTTAATCAAGATGGAGAACGTATCCATGACAAATCCACTAACATTTTAACTGTCATGGCCAATGAAAGCTATGATTCATTTGCAAAGTCCTTGCAGTCTGAAATGGAAGAGGAAACTGGAATCAAGTTTGGTGTTATTGAAAAATACACATTTGCATTTATCACTATGGAGAACAAAAAAGGTGAAGTAAAACCTATAGGCCAACAAGGTTCACTTGAAATCTTCAACCATTTTAAAAAGATGAACTATATAAATGGAAAAGGTAAGGTTCAAGATGCTTTAAAGGTAGCTGTATTGAAGGAAAATGTTTCAGTGCCTGAAAGATTCGAATCCATTAAAGAACATATAGTTCAAGTCACAACAAAACATACAAAAAGTCTACCTATTAAGAATGCAAACAAAAAACGAAAGGTCAAAGTCAATAAACAAGTTCTCTTATCAGAAGACTTTAAGGAATTTTGGGATAAGATCAAGCATAAGACAACCTATTCAGTTGACTTTGATACTGATGAACTTATTGAAAAATGCAGTGAAGCTTTAAGTGAGGAATTGAATGTTCATTCTCCTAAGCTCATCTACACTAAATCTGGTCTTGTGATAGATGCAGCAGGAGTAAGTGTTGATGAAAATGGTAAAATTCCTCCATCTGTAGTTTATACTCATGAAGAAGAAGTTGCACTTCCTGACATAATCACTTTCTTACAGAATGAGACTTATTTAACTAGAAAAACTATTGTAAAAGTTTTAATTGAAAGTGGAACCATTGAGCAATTCAAGAAAAATCCTCAAGAATATATGGAAGAGACTCTTAAGATCATTAAAAGAGAAATGAATCATATGTTGCTTGATGGTATTAAATACACCCAATTAGAGGATTATTATGCTCAGGAACTATTTGAGGAAGAGGAACTTTATGGATACTTGGAGAGAAATCTAATTGAATCTAAACATTCTGTCTATGATCATATAGTTTATGACAGTGAAGTAGAGAAAAACTTTGCAGAAAGTTTAGAGAAAGATCCTGAAGTTATTTTATATGCTAAACTTCCTGGTTGGTTTAAGATTAATACTCCACTTGGAGGATATAATCCTGACTGGGCTATTCTTCTTAGAGATAATGAAGATGGTAGAAAGAAAATGTACTTTGTCTTAGAAACCAAAGGAAACATTGACTCTGATTCTTTAAGACCAAGTGAATTGGCTAAAATCAGATGTGGTAAAAAGCATTTTAAAGCGCTTGATAGTGGTGTAGAGTTTACTGCAGCTGATAGTTATGATAAATTTAAGACAAGTGCAAAGTAG
- a CDS encoding UvrD-helicase domain-containing protein: MQDELKLYKSFFDSLNLNKKQREAVVTDENCLQIIAGAGTGKTRTLIAKVKYLIEVKGVDPSKILCLSFSNKSVKDLSRRLKLQGIPISAYEETDKVRVSTFHSFGKSFLKEDFNWGKLNYTFQNFIRNRILDDFHTYEDFRRIFYIAFNHKPSLPPYDPSDIGEKRKFSDNHDGRIGAFLKGSIVNSVEDFEIANFLALHNIEYVYMKEYYSLYKNEKNLKFDFYLPEYDIYIEDIRYNEKNNPDWLKSQEKRALYIDQINFKLSLFNYELDDVVDDKIPILKDNYGSKLILVNSYLMDDRDYLDDLKDKLINCGVQLNKMSDEELIDYLYHIQFFEDLWKVTFFFNNFVESAKEKKLTSEDLRSFEGKNKSENLFLPIVCDYFDFYVDYLEENNLMDFADMVIKATPLIKNIDYDYVLVDEYQDISGARFELLEKILEETGAKLVVVGDDWQSIYGFTGCEVKYFSNFEDYFEDFTEIYLDDTYRASNQLITAAGNFIDDDYLISKNLQSEKSLKKPIELRLYSGKDKREKELNEDLLVYEIIEELSKENYAEVMILSRYNDHLESLKEKLDDLYIDLRFDIDVKYNTFHTAKGLEAENVIILDVNLINGGKGIPSKVTTNGFMRFVSFNNDEEKQYEEERRLFYVALTRTKNKVFLCAEEGKESPFIDELDGNAVTVKTFEPSLGFNPFYTNRKILAENWENRELIGESGLKCPKCKTGHLNLYSINGLKYVACSRFEECKLFIDEKIVSDSVIDTIEKCQNCKNGIIFTNHEGNRVCSYKRCKSNKNKPKKKKVKIKSGLFDDEFDLDLDSDDSSKKRNDNGKIITTEENEINKDSKLDNKSKSVSDERKKEFLQHQKIYESEKAKIENERLEKERLLQLEKERLEEEFKEKERLLQLEKERLEEEFKEKERLLQLEKEKLQKNSKKEGNKQEDLYLNEKNKLNAAYSKRRKISNKKVKFDRLKRERKEQTRLINNKTIKKESKIKDKNKKIDKDKYIAKLRTRNKQLGALDNKK; this comes from the coding sequence ATCCAAGATGAACTAAAATTATATAAATCCTTTTTTGATTCATTAAATCTAAATAAAAAGCAAAGAGAAGCTGTAGTAACAGATGAAAACTGTCTCCAAATTATTGCTGGAGCAGGTACAGGTAAAACAAGAACTCTCATTGCAAAAGTTAAATATTTAATAGAAGTTAAAGGAGTGGATCCTTCTAAAATATTATGCTTATCTTTTTCTAACAAGTCTGTAAAAGACCTTAGTCGTAGATTAAAACTTCAAGGGATTCCTATATCTGCATATGAAGAAACAGATAAAGTAAGGGTTTCCACCTTTCACAGTTTTGGAAAAAGTTTCCTTAAAGAAGATTTTAATTGGGGAAAACTAAATTATACTTTCCAAAACTTTATTAGAAATAGAATTTTAGATGATTTTCATACTTATGAAGATTTTAGACGCATTTTTTACATAGCTTTTAATCATAAGCCAAGTTTACCACCTTATGATCCATCAGATATTGGAGAAAAACGTAAATTCAGCGATAATCATGATGGGAGAATTGGAGCATTTTTAAAGGGTTCTATTGTAAATAGTGTTGAGGACTTTGAAATAGCTAATTTTTTAGCTCTTCATAATATTGAATATGTTTATATGAAAGAGTATTACTCATTGTATAAAAATGAGAAAAACCTCAAATTCGACTTTTATTTGCCTGAATACGATATTTATATAGAAGATATAAGATATAATGAGAAAAATAATCCGGATTGGCTTAAAAGTCAAGAAAAGAGAGCACTTTATATTGATCAAATAAATTTTAAATTATCATTATTTAATTATGAGTTAGATGATGTCGTTGATGATAAAATACCTATTCTTAAGGATAACTATGGCTCAAAATTGATTCTAGTTAACTCTTATTTAATGGATGATAGGGACTATTTAGATGATTTAAAAGATAAATTAATTAATTGTGGTGTACAATTAAATAAAATGTCCGATGAAGAATTAATTGATTATTTATATCATATTCAATTTTTCGAAGATTTATGGAAAGTAACTTTTTTCTTTAATAATTTTGTTGAATCTGCCAAAGAGAAAAAGTTAACTTCTGAAGATTTAAGGTCATTTGAAGGAAAAAATAAGTCTGAGAACTTATTTTTACCAATTGTATGTGATTATTTTGATTTTTATGTAGATTATCTTGAAGAGAATAATCTTATGGATTTTGCAGATATGGTTATTAAAGCCACCCCATTAATTAAAAATATAGATTATGACTATGTTCTTGTAGATGAGTATCAAGACATTTCTGGGGCTCGTTTTGAGTTATTAGAAAAAATATTGGAAGAAACCGGAGCTAAACTTGTTGTTGTTGGCGATGATTGGCAGTCAATTTATGGATTTACAGGTTGTGAAGTAAAATATTTTTCTAATTTTGAAGATTATTTCGAGGATTTTACAGAAATATATTTAGATGATACTTACAGAGCTTCAAATCAATTAATAACTGCTGCAGGGAATTTTATTGATGATGATTATTTAATTTCAAAGAATTTGCAGTCTGAAAAAAGTTTAAAGAAACCTATTGAGTTAAGATTATATTCGGGTAAAGATAAGCGAGAAAAAGAGTTAAATGAAGATTTATTAGTCTATGAAATTATTGAAGAACTATCAAAAGAGAATTATGCAGAGGTAATGATTTTATCTCGTTATAATGACCATTTGGAATCTTTAAAAGAAAAATTAGATGATTTATATATCGATCTTAGATTTGATATTGATGTTAAATATAACACTTTCCACACAGCAAAAGGTTTAGAAGCGGAAAATGTAATTATATTAGATGTTAATCTCATAAATGGTGGGAAAGGGATTCCAAGTAAAGTCACTACTAACGGTTTTATGCGTTTTGTTAGTTTTAATAATGATGAAGAAAAGCAATATGAAGAGGAAAGAAGATTATTTTATGTAGCTTTAACTAGAACAAAAAATAAAGTATTCTTATGTGCTGAAGAGGGGAAAGAATCTCCTTTCATTGATGAACTTGATGGAAATGCTGTAACTGTTAAGACATTTGAACCTTCACTAGGTTTTAATCCATTTTATACAAATAGAAAGATTCTTGCAGAAAATTGGGAAAATCGTGAACTTATTGGAGAAAGCGGATTAAAATGTCCTAAATGTAAAACAGGCCATCTTAATTTATATTCTATTAATGGTTTAAAATATGTGGCATGTTCAAGATTTGAAGAATGTAAATTATTCATTGATGAAAAAATAGTCTCAGATAGTGTAATTGATACTATTGAAAAATGCCAAAATTGTAAAAATGGAATTATTTTCACTAATCATGAAGGAAATAGAGTATGCTCATATAAGAGATGCAAATCTAATAAAAATAAGCCTAAGAAGAAAAAAGTTAAAATTAAATCTGGTTTGTTTGATGATGAATTTGATTTAGATTTAGATAGTGATGATTCATCTAAAAAAAGAAACGATAATGGTAAAATCATCACCACAGAAGAAAATGAAATTAATAAAGATTCTAAATTAGACAATAAATCAAAATCAGTTTCTGATGAAAGAAAAAAAGAATTTTTACAACATCAAAAGATTTACGAGTCAGAAAAAGCAAAAATTGAAAATGAAAGATTGGAAAAGGAACGTTTATTACAGTTAGAAAAAGAAAGGCTTGAAGAAGAATTTAAGGAAAAAGAGCGTTTATTGCAGTTAGAAAAAGAAAGGCTTGAAGAAGAATTTAAGGAAAAAGAGCGTTTATTGCAGTTAGAAAAGGAAAAGCTTCAAAAAAATTCTAAAAAAGAAGGAAATAAACAGGAAGATTTGTATTTAAATGAAAAAAATAAATTAAATGCTGCTTATTCCAAAAGAAGAAAAATAAGTAATAAAAAAGTGAAATTTGATAGATTAAAACGTGAGAGGAAAGAACAAACTCGTTTAATCAATAATAAAACCATTAAAAAGGAAAGTAAAATAAAAGATAAAAATAAAAAAATAGATAAAGATAAGTATATTGCAAAACTCAGAACTAGAAATAAACAATTAGGTGCTTTAGATAATAAGAAATAA
- a CDS encoding ATP-dependent endonuclease, which produces MLKSIKIKNFRSLKNFNMEFNQGLNVIIGENDAGKTSLIDSLKILFGKKKIDMNDFNEMENPVTIELEDNDYTYFMESKINEDTLNNTYKIKPSLEKSKEIKEELESDEFNSLDENDQKQILKRCSFTFNITYRSNSKVETLKENILKEIEKEDFTEVKSLNYPINFLGSREFENIDSFFENTFFKELKEDIWDYKIEGKTINQYIDEYIENFKKDQLTNENAQELNAQLKEFLPDFKEINPIVTSEPKLNLKINVELLNTNNQQMLLEKMGDGTNRRTTLAIFKHKKDKNDLVYVFDEVETHLHIKAQLDVLRLLKDLSKEGKQIIITTHSPFLINQVNLDEIKLISLDAERGSQIFELDSTTQTQITLANLGIMNIDLFFTSKLLIVEGESELKFIPIMYEKLYGYPITQNFIKIVKADGIKDIPNFIRIIKNSFSKTNIFALMDNDADEETKERLNKWIENGMIENSNIFVIGQKEFEDTFPDEVLRLALSKYVSDISGYEVNIDVKEIQKIRKSKKFSKSLGDIFYNMTYKGFSKPTFAQYLALYAEEKDIDDKFIRLFKLISD; this is translated from the coding sequence ATGCTTAAATCAATTAAAATCAAAAACTTCAGATCCCTAAAGAACTTCAATATGGAATTCAATCAAGGCTTGAATGTAATAATAGGGGAAAACGATGCAGGAAAGACATCACTCATAGATTCACTTAAGATTCTATTTGGCAAAAAGAAAATAGACATGAACGATTTCAATGAAATGGAAAATCCTGTAACTATAGAGCTTGAAGACAATGACTATACATATTTCATGGAATCAAAAATTAACGAAGATACACTCAATAACACATATAAGATCAAACCATCTCTAGAAAAGAGCAAGGAAATAAAAGAAGAGCTAGAGAGCGATGAATTCAATAGTTTGGATGAAAACGACCAAAAGCAGATTCTAAAGAGATGCTCTTTTACCTTCAACATCACTTACAGGTCTAACTCTAAAGTGGAAACATTAAAGGAAAATATACTAAAAGAGATTGAAAAGGAAGACTTTACAGAAGTCAAATCATTAAATTATCCAATCAACTTCTTGGGAAGCAGGGAATTCGAAAACATAGATTCATTCTTTGAAAACACATTCTTTAAAGAGCTAAAAGAAGATATCTGGGACTATAAAATTGAAGGAAAAACCATCAACCAATACATTGATGAATACATAGAAAACTTCAAGAAAGACCAATTGACTAATGAAAATGCACAGGAACTAAATGCACAATTAAAGGAATTCCTCCCAGACTTCAAGGAAATAAATCCTATTGTAACTAGCGAACCTAAACTTAATCTTAAAATCAATGTTGAACTATTGAATACAAATAACCAACAGATGCTACTTGAAAAGATGGGAGACGGCACCAACAGACGTACCACACTTGCCATTTTCAAGCATAAAAAGGACAAGAATGACCTTGTATATGTATTCGATGAGGTTGAAACCCACTTGCATATCAAGGCCCAATTGGACGTTTTAAGATTATTGAAAGACCTTTCCAAGGAAGGAAAGCAGATTATCATAACCACCCACTCTCCATTCCTGATCAATCAGGTTAACTTGGATGAAATCAAATTGATCAGCCTTGATGCAGAAAGGGGCTCCCAGATATTTGAATTGGACAGCACAACCCAAACACAGATTACGCTTGCAAACCTTGGAATAATGAACATAGACCTCTTCTTCACAAGCAAACTACTCATTGTTGAAGGGGAATCAGAGCTTAAGTTCATTCCAATCATGTATGAGAAGCTCTATGGCTATCCAATCACACAGAACTTCATAAAGATCGTAAAGGCAGACGGCATAAAGGACATACCTAATTTCATCAGAATCATAAAGAACTCATTCTCCAAAACGAATATCTTTGCCCTGATGGACAATGACGCTGATGAGGAGACAAAGGAAAGGCTGAACAAATGGATTGAAAACGGAATGATTGAAAACTCAAACATCTTCGTAATCGGCCAGAAGGAGTTTGAAGACACCTTCCCTGATGAGGTTCTTCGATTGGCATTGTCCAAATACGTAAGCGATATAAGCGGCTATGAAGTGAATATCGACGTTAAGGAAATACAGAAGATAAGAAAATCCAAGAAGTTTTCAAAGTCCTTAGGGGACATATTCTATAATATGACCTATAAGGGATTCAGCAAACCGACATTTGCACAGTATTTGGCTTTATATGCTGAAGAGAAGGACATTGATGATAAGTTCATCAGATTGTTTAAACTGATTTCAGATTAG
- a CDS encoding helix-turn-helix domain-containing protein produces the protein MVESIGKRLKKLRIENGYTQNQIAEYLELKQNDISKLEHNMKKLKGNHMLKLSNLYGCPMEYIALGIDKYYNNLKFHSNKSKLSLNDIADLNRIISNLEFLSRITNK, from the coding sequence ATGGTTGAATCAATAGGAAAAAGACTAAAAAAACTTAGGATAGAAAATGGGTATACACAAAATCAAATTGCAGAATATTTAGAATTGAAACAAAATGATATTTCTAAACTAGAGCATAATATGAAGAAATTAAAAGGCAACCATATGCTTAAACTATCTAATTTATATGGATGTCCAATGGAATACATTGCACTTGGCATTGACAAATATTATAATAATCTAAAATTTCATTCAAATAAATCTAAATTATCTTTAAATGATATCGCTGATTTGAATAGAATTATTAGTAATTTAGAGTTTTTATCAAGGATAACAAATAAATAG